A region of Methanomassiliicoccales archaeon DNA encodes the following proteins:
- a CDS encoding type II/IV secretion system ATPase subunit — MEGDIQREARKNPHLANYIRFLRKTTSTLPRFFEKISINELQEIRSKAAKDPTQANIVYRVGEGYVHIDALNNRYISIEKSLGSGEREKYKRVKELILDKAASFPSPQSEKDLVDLLKRLYDTLTSVSESAKPLGLLKSAGRIVLTPLEKESIWYFLRRDIAGYGPIEPLILDPYIEDIHSVGTDPIHVAHKAFQYALETNIKFTDDEELNNYLVSLSERIGRPVSPARPIIDGTLPDGSRINIIYSSDISTRGSSFTIRKFSAEPISAVQLVKFGTFSAELAAYLWLCLEHKMNVMVAGETASGKTTTINAIIPFIDYRAKIYTAEDTPEIRPPHASWQRCVTRETGPEESRVTMFDLLKAALRSRPDYIIIGEIRGEEGRIAYQAMQTGIPVMATFHAASATKFIQRFTGDPIRVPITFIDNLNVLLLQSAVNLNGRIVRRVTAVEEFITYSAEHGGVLTRNVFKWDPRTDRIVFRGMNNSYILEEKIAFQRGYVDRKEIYRELMKRAKIIDSMINHGIMSYGDVCGVLRQYAESGMAGLQFAV; from the coding sequence ATGGAGGGAGACATACAGAGGGAGGCAAGGAAAAACCCGCACCTGGCTAACTACATCCGGTTCCTCAGGAAGACTACATCCACTCTCCCCCGCTTCTTCGAGAAAATATCGATCAACGAGCTGCAGGAAATAAGGTCGAAGGCGGCCAAGGATCCAACGCAGGCGAACATAGTCTACCGCGTAGGCGAGGGTTACGTGCACATCGACGCGCTTAATAACCGCTACATCAGCATCGAAAAATCGCTTGGTAGCGGAGAAAGGGAGAAGTACAAGAGGGTCAAGGAACTCATACTCGACAAAGCCGCATCATTCCCGAGCCCGCAGTCTGAAAAGGATTTGGTCGACCTTCTGAAAAGGCTGTATGACACCCTGACATCTGTATCCGAGAGCGCAAAACCTCTTGGCTTGCTGAAGAGCGCGGGAAGGATCGTTTTGACACCACTCGAAAAGGAGAGCATATGGTACTTCCTGAGGAGAGACATCGCTGGCTACGGGCCGATCGAACCTCTGATCCTCGATCCCTACATCGAGGACATACACTCCGTTGGCACGGACCCGATTCATGTTGCTCATAAGGCTTTCCAGTACGCCCTCGAGACGAACATAAAGTTCACGGACGACGAGGAATTGAACAACTATCTCGTGTCCCTTAGTGAGCGTATAGGTAGGCCTGTGAGTCCCGCAAGGCCGATCATCGATGGCACCCTTCCGGACGGGTCTCGTATTAACATCATCTATTCGAGCGATATATCGACGAGGGGTTCGAGCTTTACCATAAGGAAGTTCAGTGCGGAGCCGATATCAGCGGTGCAGCTTGTCAAGTTTGGCACTTTTTCCGCCGAACTCGCGGCGTACCTTTGGCTCTGCCTTGAGCATAAAATGAACGTGATGGTCGCTGGCGAGACAGCTTCGGGCAAGACGACGACTATCAATGCGATCATCCCGTTCATCGACTACCGTGCGAAGATATATACGGCTGAAGATACACCAGAGATCAGGCCGCCGCACGCCTCATGGCAGAGGTGCGTCACGAGGGAAACCGGCCCCGAGGAATCGCGCGTGACGATGTTCGACCTCTTGAAAGCTGCGCTCAGGTCAAGGCCCGACTACATTATCATCGGTGAGATCCGAGGAGAAGAGGGGAGGATCGCTTACCAGGCCATGCAGACAGGCATACCAGTCATGGCGACCTTTCACGCCGCCTCCGCGACCAAGTTCATACAGAGGTTCACAGGCGATCCCATACGGGTGCCTATCACATTCATCGATAACCTCAACGTCCTGCTGCTGCAGTCTGCAGTCAACTTAAACGGCCGCATAGTGCGGAGGGTAACCGCGGTGGAGGAATTTATCACGTACAGCGCTGAGCACGGAGGTGTGCTGACGAGGAACGTGTTCAAATGGGATCCGAGGACGGACAGAATCGTCTTCAGGGGTATGAATAATTCGTACATTCTCGAGGAGAAGATCGCTTTTCAGAGGGGATATGTCGACAGGAAGGAAATCTACAGAGAGCTCATGAAGAGGGCAAAGATCATCGATTCGATGATAAACCACGGGATCATGAGCTACGGCGATGTCTGCGGCGTGTTGAGGCAGTATGCAGAGAGCGGCATGGCCGGTCTCCAGTTCGCGGTCTAA
- a CDS encoding ATPase domain-containing protein, with the protein MESGKLNVPSGVFVISLPRDELNDRLGGGIPAGSLMLLEGREGTGRSVLCQRLCYGLLENGRTVTFVSTEMTVKEFIDQMHSLDFKIADYLLRGELRYFPVYPLVGRTKARGDFLDKFMSSPVLFDTDALIVDCFSSLVSNSSMGPRVFDFIAFMKKVVSTGKAVVLTVDEGHEEIEPIRMASDILISLKMSTSSGGMQRQMHVKRFARARGRVQDIIYYRIEHKTGLVIELTEVSG; encoded by the coding sequence ATGGAGTCGGGGAAGCTCAACGTTCCGTCCGGCGTTTTCGTGATATCGCTACCACGCGACGAACTCAACGACAGGCTGGGAGGTGGCATCCCCGCGGGCTCACTCATGCTGCTCGAGGGGCGAGAGGGGACAGGCAGGAGCGTCTTATGCCAGCGGCTGTGCTATGGGCTGCTCGAGAACGGAAGAACCGTCACTTTCGTGTCGACGGAAATGACCGTCAAGGAGTTCATAGACCAGATGCACTCGCTTGACTTCAAGATCGCCGATTACCTACTCCGCGGGGAGCTACGCTACTTTCCCGTCTACCCGCTCGTCGGCCGAACTAAGGCAAGGGGTGACTTCCTGGATAAATTTATGAGCTCTCCGGTCCTCTTCGACACGGATGCTCTTATAGTGGACTGCTTTTCTTCGCTTGTTTCTAACTCCAGCATGGGCCCGAGGGTGTTCGACTTTATTGCCTTCATGAAAAAAGTGGTGAGCACGGGAAAGGCCGTGGTGCTCACTGTCGACGAGGGGCATGAGGAGATCGAACCTATTCGGATGGCATCTGACATACTCATTTCGCTCAAGATGAGCACCTCGTCTGGTGGCATGCAACGGCAGATGCACGTCAAGCGCTTTGCAAGGGCACGCGGGAGGGTCCAGGACATCATATACTACCGCATCGAACACAAGACTGGACTGGTCATCGAGCTGACGGAGGTATCGGGTTAG